The Cytobacillus sp. IB215665 genome contains a region encoding:
- a CDS encoding HAMP domain-containing sensor histidine kinase, with translation MKNWPLSIQISIVFAGLIIFIGVTLVTFIPNTLNSFFTNEIFTTIENSQLQMTNNYTPSENSLEQQQSEQNARSVNHVVLDARGNTIENAILPIQTLTNMYINARNQKEGTARYETLVQGQTIYYTISKIQILRPKGVEQGFIISFMWDSYRKELVHTLFSRLVQLMLFVLIGGLLLAFLFAKWLSKPIVQMKEHVHHIANRQWDEPMIVERQDEIGVLSQSIEKMRVQLKEQDKAQQTMLQHVSHDLKTPVMVIRSFAQAIRDGIYPNGTIEQTAETIENESKRLETKIKDLLYLTKLNYLAQQPTMDETFNVKEVIEEVYSQFQLQRADIQFELSLLSITITGDREQWRIAFENIIDNALRYVNNIIKITMNKEYGQIIISIWNDGPTIPDDEVEDLFKPYTKGKQGNFGLGLTIVKRIVDIHNAEITVFNRNHGVEFLFRIPLSNNE, from the coding sequence ATGAAAAATTGGCCCCTGTCAATTCAAATTTCTATTGTATTTGCTGGATTAATCATCTTTATCGGAGTGACATTAGTTACATTTATTCCTAACACACTGAACTCTTTTTTTACAAACGAAATTTTCACGACAATTGAAAACTCACAGCTACAAATGACAAATAATTATACGCCTTCGGAAAACTCACTTGAACAACAACAAAGTGAGCAAAATGCTCGCTCCGTAAACCACGTTGTGTTAGATGCCAGGGGAAACACTATTGAAAACGCTATCCTTCCAATACAAACATTAACTAACATGTACATTAATGCTCGGAATCAAAAGGAAGGAACTGCTCGTTATGAAACACTTGTTCAAGGACAGACGATCTATTACACCATTAGTAAAATACAGATATTGCGACCAAAGGGTGTTGAACAAGGTTTTATAATTTCTTTTATGTGGGATTCATACCGTAAAGAGCTAGTACACACACTATTTTCTCGGCTAGTACAATTGATGTTATTCGTCTTAATTGGTGGACTCTTATTAGCATTTTTGTTTGCTAAATGGCTATCAAAACCTATTGTTCAAATGAAAGAGCATGTGCATCATATTGCAAACAGACAGTGGGATGAACCTATGATTGTTGAACGGCAAGATGAAATAGGAGTTTTATCTCAATCGATAGAAAAAATGAGAGTACAACTAAAAGAGCAGGATAAAGCGCAACAAACCATGCTTCAACACGTATCTCACGATTTAAAAACACCAGTGATGGTCATACGAAGCTTTGCTCAAGCAATTCGTGACGGTATTTATCCAAATGGTACGATAGAACAAACTGCTGAAACGATTGAAAACGAATCGAAGAGATTAGAAACTAAAATTAAGGACTTACTGTATCTTACTAAGCTCAATTATCTCGCCCAGCAGCCAACTATGGATGAAACATTTAATGTAAAAGAGGTCATTGAAGAAGTTTATTCGCAATTCCAGCTTCAACGAGCAGATATTCAATTTGAACTATCTCTTTTAAGCATTACGATAACTGGTGATCGAGAGCAATGGAGAATAGCCTTTGAAAATATTATTGATAATGCCTTAAGATATGTGAACAATATAATCAAAATTACGATGAATAAAGAATATGGGCAAATAATTATTTCTATTTGGAACGATGGACCCACTATTCCAGATGATGAGGTCGAAGACTTATTTAAGCCCTATACGAAAGGTAAGCAAGGAAATTTTGGCCTTGGGTTGACTATTGTAAAACGAATCGTAGATATACACAATGCAGAAATTACTGTCTTTAATAGGAATCATGGTGTGGAGTTTTTATTTCGAATTCCTCTATCGAATAATGAATAA
- a CDS encoding kinase-associated lipoprotein B, whose protein sequence is MTQNHFQTSDIVTAIYKTGKYVGEITNIRENHYLVKIKAVITHPMQGDLHNPKQINVPLFHERRALAFGEQANIPKKMVKLYNGNILDYEKSLRTALEIMKEQLQEDNSAWALQSIDNLINLEKEYF, encoded by the coding sequence TTGACACAAAATCACTTCCAAACCAGTGACATCGTTACAGCGATATATAAAACTGGGAAATATGTTGGAGAAATTACTAACATTCGGGAAAACCATTATTTAGTCAAGATTAAAGCTGTTATTACCCACCCGATGCAAGGAGATCTGCATAACCCTAAACAAATTAACGTCCCATTGTTTCATGAACGTCGGGCGTTAGCCTTTGGTGAACAAGCAAACATTCCTAAGAAAATGGTTAAGCTATATAACGGAAACATCCTAGACTATGAAAAATCTTTACGCACAGCTCTTGAAATTATGAAAGAACAACTACAAGAAGACAACAGTGCCTGGGCACTTCAAAGTATTGATAACTTAATAAATCTAGAAAAAGAATATTTTTAA
- a CDS encoding YncE family protein has translation MFQQKILMLTVMLFILLVGCSNTQQFEPINLHQSSVVSVNIKDASLSFIDVSNKEQTVSWEINRAVTGGLMFPDQDTLMLYGKNEESVYLYELSTGKELTPWKTGAGIVNGVLTSDKSSIYLVDQNRNSIRKFSLTGEELTEIEVGKRPFSMFESNDGERIYVVNIDDTSLSVIDAINNVVIDTFNINTLPTGGLLREADKELWLGGHGNANKIETNISVFSLESGKLKEEIAAPTMPIFFSETKEGIFVLSHGSSMIRKFNPSTYEEISAINVGVNPVEMVSMNDELFITSYDSDEVYVIDQKTMDITSVIQVGKGPFQLIKREGER, from the coding sequence ATGTTTCAACAAAAAATATTGATGCTTACTGTTATGCTATTCATTTTACTTGTAGGATGCAGTAATACACAACAATTCGAGCCAATTAATCTTCATCAATCCTCTGTGGTATCAGTAAATATAAAGGATGCAAGTCTATCTTTTATAGATGTTTCTAATAAGGAGCAGACGGTGTCTTGGGAAATAAATAGAGCAGTTACTGGAGGGTTGATGTTCCCTGATCAAGATACACTAATGTTATATGGGAAGAATGAAGAAAGTGTTTATTTGTATGAATTATCCACAGGGAAAGAATTAACCCCCTGGAAAACTGGAGCAGGAATTGTAAATGGAGTTCTTACCTCTGATAAAAGCAGTATTTACCTTGTTGATCAAAATAGAAATTCTATCCGAAAATTTTCTCTAACTGGTGAGGAGCTAACTGAAATAGAAGTTGGGAAGCGTCCATTTAGTATGTTTGAATCAAATGATGGAGAAAGAATATATGTCGTTAATATAGATGATACAAGTTTATCCGTAATAGATGCTATTAATAATGTGGTTATCGATACGTTTAACATAAATACTTTGCCTACAGGAGGACTATTACGAGAAGCGGATAAAGAACTGTGGCTAGGGGGGCATGGTAATGCGAATAAAATTGAGACGAATATTAGCGTGTTTTCATTAGAATCAGGAAAACTGAAGGAGGAAATTGCCGCTCCAACAATGCCAATATTTTTCTCCGAAACAAAAGAAGGGATTTTTGTTCTCAGTCATGGATCAAGCATGATTCGCAAATTCAATCCAAGTACATATGAAGAGATATCAGCAATTAATGTAGGTGTGAATCCTGTTGAAATGGTTTCAATGAATGATGAGCTTTTTATCACGAGCTATGATAGTGATGAGGTGTATGTTATTGACCAAAAAACAATGGACATAACAAGCGTTATCCAAGTGGGCAAAGGGCCATTTCAATTAATTAAAAGAGAAGGTGAACGATGA
- a CDS encoding response regulator transcription factor: MSYSIYLVEDEMNLNQILSTYLQNEGWHVKSFHTGLDAKNSIKDQPNLWILDIMLPDIDGYELIKAIKEHDEQTPVIFISARDEDLDRIIGLELGSDDYLAKPFLPKELVIRAKKLLTRVYGKQTVHNAIHYGNYVINEEKRTVHKENEEVVLSSKEFDLLLLFVKNIGQAFSREQVLDYIWGSDYFGSDRVVDDLVRRVRKKVTELRVETLYGFGYRTVEAT, from the coding sequence TTGAGTTATTCGATATATCTAGTTGAGGATGAAATGAATTTAAACCAAATATTATCTACGTATTTGCAAAATGAGGGGTGGCATGTAAAATCGTTTCATACAGGACTTGACGCTAAAAACTCAATAAAAGATCAGCCAAACCTATGGATTTTAGATATAATGCTCCCAGATATAGATGGCTATGAATTAATTAAAGCGATTAAAGAGCACGATGAACAAACACCGGTTATTTTTATTTCAGCTCGTGATGAAGATCTAGACCGTATCATTGGATTGGAATTAGGAAGTGATGATTACTTAGCTAAACCGTTTTTACCAAAAGAGTTAGTTATCCGCGCAAAAAAACTATTAACTAGAGTTTATGGTAAGCAAACGGTCCATAATGCCATTCATTATGGAAATTATGTGATTAACGAAGAAAAACGAACTGTACACAAAGAAAATGAAGAAGTTGTACTATCATCAAAGGAATTTGATTTATTATTATTATTTGTTAAAAACATAGGGCAAGCATTTTCCCGTGAACAAGTTCTTGATTATATTTGGGGAAGTGATTACTTCGGTTCGGACAGAGTTGTTGATGATTTAGTACGGAGAGTTCGCAAAAAGGTTACAGAATTGCGTGTTGAAACATTATATGGTTTCGGATATCGAACGGTTGAAGCAACATGA
- a CDS encoding response regulator transcription factor, whose product MMTEKKKVMIVDDEEDMRNLIQMYVERDNFETYHASDGNDAFNILDKTNIDIIILDVMMPDIDGFTFCEKLRQTSNIPIIFLTARGDEWDRVYGLKMGADDYIVKPFSPSELIARIDAVLRRTNQGRHNDEGLFVKYGSLEINEKGRKVRVNGSSIGLTLKEFDLLLFFCKHLGQALSREQLLEGVWGFDYKGGVRTVDTHIKTLRIKLGGFGDSITTVWGIGYKLEV is encoded by the coding sequence ATGATGACTGAGAAGAAGAAAGTAATGATCGTTGATGATGAAGAGGATATGAGAAACCTTATTCAGATGTATGTTGAGCGCGATAATTTTGAAACATATCATGCATCTGATGGTAATGATGCATTTAACATACTCGATAAAACCAATATTGATATCATTATTCTTGATGTGATGATGCCTGATATCGATGGCTTTACATTTTGCGAGAAGCTACGTCAAACCTCAAACATACCGATTATTTTTTTAACTGCTAGAGGTGACGAGTGGGATCGTGTATACGGTTTGAAAATGGGGGCAGATGATTATATTGTAAAGCCCTTTAGTCCTAGTGAATTAATTGCCCGTATAGATGCAGTTTTACGTCGAACAAATCAAGGCAGGCATAATGACGAGGGTTTATTTGTTAAATATGGATCATTAGAAATTAATGAAAAAGGTCGTAAAGTGCGAGTAAATGGCAGCTCTATTGGGTTAACACTTAAAGAGTTTGATTTATTGTTATTCTTTTGTAAACATCTAGGTCAAGCATTGAGTAGAGAGCAATTATTAGAAGGGGTTTGGGGCTTTGATTATAAGGGTGGTGTAAGAACAGTCGATACTCATATTAAAACGCTTAGGATAAAGTTGGGTGGGTTTGGAGATTCGATTACAACTGTATGGGGTATTGGTTATAAGTTAGAGGTGTGA
- a CDS encoding superoxide dismutase family protein, which translates to MYKVLYPLLFVLILTIGCTEENPTKVDVEMYNADGDSLGTAKFSEQSKGVKIELDLEGLPEGEHAIHIHETGKCEPPDFKSAGNHFNPEDKDHGLLQPEGPHAGDLPNITVKDDGKVKVDITAPEVTLKEDKNSLLTMEGTALVIHQDKDDGMSQPAGDAGERIACGVISKEESKGEETSDKDDKDEKGKEEKEEE; encoded by the coding sequence ATGTATAAAGTACTGTATCCTTTGTTATTTGTTTTAATTTTGACGATAGGTTGTACAGAAGAAAACCCAACAAAGGTAGATGTAGAAATGTATAATGCTGATGGAGATTCGCTTGGAACAGCAAAATTTTCAGAACAAAGCAAAGGTGTAAAAATTGAGCTTGATTTAGAGGGCTTACCTGAAGGCGAGCATGCAATACATATACATGAAACTGGTAAATGTGAACCTCCTGATTTTAAGTCAGCAGGTAATCATTTTAATCCAGAAGATAAAGATCATGGCCTGTTACAGCCTGAAGGACCACATGCAGGAGACTTACCTAATATTACCGTTAAAGATGATGGAAAAGTAAAAGTAGATATTACTGCCCCAGAAGTTACGTTAAAAGAAGATAAAAATTCATTACTCACTATGGAAGGTACAGCGCTCGTTATTCATCAAGATAAGGATGATGGAATGAGTCAGCCAGCAGGTGATGCGGGTGAAAGAATTGCTTGTGGGGTTATTTCTAAAGAGGAAAGCAAAGGTGAAGAAACATCTGATAAAGACGATAAAGATGAAAAAGGTAAAGAAGAGAAGGAAGAGGAATAA
- a CDS encoding peptidylprolyl isomerase — protein MKKVIVMISSLFFILAACGTAEVKEENNSSDQVQQEQSNDENDEQQEENNEEETEDKVEYPQLSDETTNFPVVEMKTTMGIITIKLFPELAPKTVENFLTHSENGYYDGVTFHRVINEFMIQGGDPEGNGYGGESIYGQPFEDEFSRQLFNIRGALSMANSGPNTNGSQFFIVQNKILPSGFEAEMEKAGFPEDIIAYYVENGGTPHLDFKHTVFGQVIEGMDIVDAIATVEVGENDKPIEPVIIESISVIE, from the coding sequence ATGAAAAAAGTGATTGTTATGATATCAAGTCTGTTTTTCATTCTTGCTGCATGTGGCACTGCGGAAGTGAAGGAGGAAAACAATTCTTCAGATCAAGTACAACAAGAACAATCCAATGATGAAAACGATGAGCAACAAGAAGAAAATAATGAAGAAGAAACTGAGGATAAGGTTGAGTATCCACAATTATCGGATGAAACTACAAATTTTCCAGTTGTTGAAATGAAAACAACAATGGGGATAATTACAATCAAGCTATTTCCGGAGCTGGCACCAAAGACAGTTGAAAATTTTCTTACACATAGTGAAAATGGCTATTATGATGGCGTAACATTTCATCGAGTTATTAATGAATTTATGATTCAAGGTGGCGACCCAGAAGGGAATGGGTATGGTGGAGAGAGCATTTACGGTCAACCTTTTGAAGATGAATTTTCACGTCAGCTTTTTAATATTCGAGGAGCACTATCAATGGCAAACAGTGGACCAAATACGAATGGTAGTCAATTCTTTATCGTTCAAAATAAGATTCTTCCTTCTGGATTTGAAGCGGAAATGGAGAAAGCAGGCTTCCCTGAAGACATAATCGCATACTATGTTGAAAATGGTGGAACCCCACATTTAGATTTTAAGCATACTGTTTTTGGACAAGTAATAGAAGGAATGGATATTGTCGATGCAATTGCTACCGTTGAAGTTGGAGAGAATGATAAACCAATTGAACCGGTAATTATCGAATCAATTAGTGTAATTGAGTAG
- a CDS encoding ArsB/NhaD family transporter, which translates to MYEAVTTGVSDFQYFAAIAIFLISYAFIITEKINRAVIALLGAGLMIFLGIVDLEAAYEHHIEWETITLLIGMMILVSITSQSGVFQYVAIKTAKLAKGKPMNILLALSLLTAVGSAFLDNVTTVLLIVPVTFSITRILKVNPVPFLISEIIFSNIGGTATLVGDPPNIMIGSANSHLTFNMFLVNLAPIVLVIMAVTFVIIYFIYRKQMKADPALIDKLMNLNEKDYIKDTVLMKKSLSVLLLTILGFFVLHSIFHIPAAVIAMAGATLLMLIGVKEHDLEEVFASVEWVTIFFFVGLFTLVGGLIDIGLIGSLAEKALEVTGGDIGTASLLILWVSGVASATIDNIPFVATMIPLIQDMAIGMGLTPASPEIDVLWWSLALGACLGGNGTLIGASANVIVAGMASREGKGFSYIEFLKIGAPITIVSLIIAHAYVWLRFL; encoded by the coding sequence TTGTATGAAGCAGTAACAACGGGAGTAAGTGACTTCCAATATTTTGCAGCTATTGCGATATTTTTAATATCGTATGCATTTATCATTACAGAAAAAATTAACCGTGCTGTCATCGCCCTATTAGGTGCTGGATTAATGATCTTTTTAGGCATCGTTGATTTAGAAGCAGCGTATGAGCACCATATTGAATGGGAAACTATTACCTTATTAATTGGTATGATGATTCTTGTTTCTATTACGAGTCAATCAGGAGTTTTCCAATATGTTGCCATTAAAACGGCAAAACTAGCTAAAGGGAAGCCGATGAATATCCTACTTGCGCTTTCACTGTTGACTGCAGTAGGTTCAGCATTTTTAGATAATGTAACGACAGTATTACTAATCGTACCTGTTACATTTTCTATTACACGAATTTTGAAAGTAAATCCAGTTCCTTTTTTAATTTCAGAAATCATCTTTTCGAATATCGGTGGTACTGCAACACTTGTTGGTGACCCTCCGAACATTATGATTGGTTCAGCAAACTCACATTTAACGTTTAATATGTTTTTAGTTAATCTAGCTCCAATCGTGCTTGTGATTATGGCTGTTACTTTTGTAATTATCTACTTTATCTATCGAAAACAAATGAAGGCAGACCCAGCTCTTATTGATAAATTAATGAACTTGAATGAAAAAGATTACATAAAAGACACTGTTTTAATGAAAAAATCATTATCAGTGCTTCTTTTGACAATCTTAGGTTTCTTTGTACTTCATAGTATCTTCCATATTCCTGCGGCAGTTATTGCAATGGCTGGAGCAACATTGTTAATGCTAATTGGTGTGAAAGAGCATGATTTAGAAGAAGTATTTGCATCTGTTGAATGGGTAACAATCTTCTTCTTCGTAGGTTTGTTTACATTAGTAGGTGGACTTATTGATATTGGTTTAATTGGAAGCTTAGCTGAAAAAGCACTAGAGGTAACAGGTGGAGATATTGGTACAGCGTCTCTTTTAATACTTTGGGTATCAGGTGTTGCTTCTGCAACAATTGATAACATTCCTTTCGTTGCTACGATGATTCCATTAATTCAAGATATGGCAATTGGAATGGGCTTAACTCCAGCTTCACCAGAAATAGATGTATTATGGTGGTCACTCGCTCTTGGTGCTTGTTTAGGTGGAAATGGTACACTTATTGGAGCATCTGCAAACGTTATTGTAGCTGGTATGGCATCTAGAGAAGGTAAAGGATTTAGCTATATTGAATTCTTAAAAATTGGTGCACCGATTACAATCGTTTCACTTATCATCGCACATGCATATGTTTGGTTGAGATTTTTATAA
- a CDS encoding MalY/PatB family protein: protein MDNHFFDQVIDRKHSNSVKWDGTKRVFGVEDVLPMWVADMDFKAPPQVLKAIQTRVEHGIFGYSEPPLSTKKAIQKWMNNRHHWNIRDSWITYSSGIVPALATAIEAYTKPGDKVMMQTPVYPPFFDLVIKNDRIPVYHSFDLDDGKFEINFDKLEQLIDKQTKLFFLCNPHNPGGKVWTKGELTKLGEICSLHNITIISDEIHSDIILAGTHIPIASIDDKFAQQTITCIAPSKTFNLAGLQTAAIITPNTKLRLAFQKVQQRQGFYTVNALGMVAMEAAYQYGEVWLKSLIAYLQENIMIVDRYLKQHLPSLKMIKPDASYLIWIDCRSLHMTDEQLKRELLDEGKLALEPGSKFGIAGNGFVRMNIGCPKQTLYDGLDRLKKALG, encoded by the coding sequence ATGGATAATCATTTTTTTGATCAAGTCATTGATCGGAAACATTCAAATTCTGTTAAGTGGGATGGTACTAAACGTGTTTTTGGTGTAGAAGATGTGTTGCCAATGTGGGTTGCAGATATGGATTTCAAGGCGCCCCCACAAGTATTAAAAGCAATACAGACTAGAGTAGAGCACGGTATTTTCGGCTACTCAGAACCACCTCTATCAACGAAAAAAGCTATTCAAAAATGGATGAACAATAGACATCATTGGAATATCCGAGATAGCTGGATAACCTACTCGTCAGGTATTGTACCTGCATTAGCAACTGCCATCGAAGCGTACACAAAACCTGGGGATAAGGTTATGATGCAAACACCAGTCTATCCACCGTTCTTTGACTTAGTCATAAAAAACGACCGGATTCCAGTCTATCATTCTTTTGATTTAGACGATGGCAAGTTCGAAATAAACTTTGACAAACTCGAGCAACTAATTGATAAACAAACAAAATTGTTCTTCCTATGCAATCCTCATAATCCTGGTGGGAAAGTTTGGACTAAAGGTGAGCTAACAAAACTTGGTGAAATATGCTCATTACATAACATTACCATTATCTCAGATGAAATTCATTCAGATATTATTTTAGCAGGCACTCATATTCCAATTGCATCAATTGATGACAAGTTTGCTCAACAAACTATTACTTGTATCGCACCAAGTAAAACGTTCAACCTTGCGGGTCTTCAAACAGCTGCTATTATTACACCTAATACGAAGCTAAGATTAGCTTTCCAAAAAGTTCAACAAAGGCAAGGATTCTATACTGTAAATGCACTGGGCATGGTTGCTATGGAAGCAGCGTATCAGTATGGAGAAGTTTGGCTAAAGAGCTTAATTGCATACTTGCAAGAAAATATTATGATTGTTGATCGTTATCTCAAACAGCATCTACCAAGCCTTAAAATGATTAAGCCCGATGCTTCATATTTGATCTGGATAGATTGCCGTAGTCTACACATGACAGATGAACAACTTAAGAGAGAATTATTAGATGAAGGTAAACTAGCTTTAGAACCAGGTAGTAAGTTTGGTATAGCTGGTAATGGATTTGTTAGAATGAACATTGGTTGCCCAAAACAAACTTTATATGATGGTTTAGATAGACTGAAGAAAGCACTAGGATGA
- a CDS encoding MFS transporter encodes MWFANFFVAASATMIMPFLSLFIETMGDFSADYVQRWAGFVFGITFLTAFFMSPIWGRFGDKHGHKKVLLISGSGIALCTLLIAFVQSVEQLFTLRLLMGVVTGFIPTSLALISAQTPKEEAGKTLGTLQMGTVSGGLFGPLLGGLLADAVGFQYTFILTSAGILLATIVVLLGIKEVRQSKKKDKQQTYSRKEVLTHILHQPILITILLVTTLIQIANFSVQPLLALYVIDLTSGSNIAFLAGMAFSATGFGNLLATRQWGNLGDKIGHEKVLVLLLVFSSVTFIPQGFANSFWQLVVARFIFGIAVGGLIPCTTAYIRQVSPVAMQGEVLGYNVSFRFLGNVIGPMMGGVLSGYFGISSVFFVTSVLFLLAACILWGAIHYVNRHPEKAHYS; translated from the coding sequence ATGTGGTTTGCAAACTTTTTTGTTGCTGCAAGTGCCACAATGATCATGCCATTCTTATCCCTTTTCATTGAAACGATGGGGGATTTTTCTGCTGACTATGTACAACGTTGGGCTGGTTTTGTATTTGGAATAACTTTTTTAACTGCTTTTTTTATGTCTCCCATATGGGGAAGGTTTGGAGACAAACATGGTCATAAAAAGGTTCTGTTAATATCGGGGTCAGGAATTGCGCTATGTACTCTATTAATAGCATTTGTTCAAAGTGTTGAGCAACTTTTTACTTTACGTCTTTTGATGGGAGTAGTGACAGGCTTTATTCCCACCTCCTTAGCTCTTATATCTGCACAAACTCCGAAAGAAGAAGCAGGTAAGACTTTAGGTACATTACAAATGGGTACTGTTTCAGGAGGGCTCTTCGGTCCTTTGTTAGGTGGTTTATTAGCTGATGCTGTGGGCTTCCAATACACTTTCATTCTTACATCAGCTGGTATATTACTAGCTACAATTGTCGTTTTACTTGGAATTAAAGAAGTTAGACAAAGTAAGAAGAAAGATAAACAACAAACATACTCAAGAAAAGAGGTACTTACCCATATCTTACACCAGCCAATACTCATTACCATTCTCTTAGTAACTACTTTGATCCAAATTGCGAATTTCAGCGTTCAGCCTTTGCTAGCATTATACGTCATTGACCTTACCAGTGGATCAAATATAGCATTTTTAGCAGGTATGGCTTTTTCTGCAACGGGCTTCGGTAACTTACTAGCAACAAGACAATGGGGAAATTTAGGTGATAAAATTGGTCATGAAAAAGTACTTGTCCTTCTTCTAGTATTTTCTTCTGTTACATTTATTCCACAAGGATTTGCAAATTCATTTTGGCAACTTGTTGTTGCTAGATTTATTTTCGGTATAGCAGTAGGTGGTCTAATCCCCTGCACAACTGCATATATCCGTCAAGTCTCACCGGTTGCTATGCAAGGTGAAGTACTAGGATACAATGTTAGTTTTCGGTTTTTAGGTAATGTCATCGGACCAATGATGGGTGGAGTGTTATCTGGTTATTTTGGCATATCTTCTGTATTTTTTGTTACTTCAGTATTATTTCTACTTGCTGCATGTATACTGTGGGGAGCTATTCATTATGTAAACAGACACCCCGAAAAGGCTCACTATTCATAG